Proteins found in one Coffea eugenioides isolate CCC68of chromosome 5, Ceug_1.0, whole genome shotgun sequence genomic segment:
- the LOC113770579 gene encoding protein DJ-1 homolog A-like — translation MEALAFEARNLTRVSSFATVAQLPKHLCYSFLTFPTLHKQRFSFSVMASVNKKVLVPIANGTEPVEAVVPIDVLRRAGAEVTVASVEKKLQIEACRGVKIVADALISDCADNVFDLISLPGGMPGATTLKDNKTLESIVKKQASEGRLYAAVCASPAVALGSWGLLKGKKATCYPSFREQLSAAAAIVSDSIVEQDGNVVTTQGPGTAMEYAVALVEQLFGKEKAKEVSGPLVMRTIHGAEFVFAEFNRVNWTCDGSPKILVPIANGTEEMEALIIIDVLRWTNAEVLVASVEDKLEVVASRKVKLVADVLLDDVVNGSYDVIVLPGGLGGAQAFAKSGNLVNLLKKQRESNRPYGAFCASPALVLEPHGLLKGKKATAFPALCDKLTDPSEAENRVVVDGHLITSRAPGTSLEFAFAITEKLFGREKALELAKFLVFVR, via the exons ATGGAGGCGTTGGCGTTTGAGGCCCGCAACCTCACGCGCGTGTCGTCCTTCGCGACTGTTGCTCAACTTCCCAAGCACTTGTGTTATTCATTCCTCACTTTCCCCACTCTTCACAAGCAGCGCTTTTCGTTCTCAGTCATGGCTTCCGTTAACAAAAAG GTTTTGGTGCCGATTGCTAATGGGACCGAGCCAGTGGAGGCGGTGGTGCCAATAGATGTGTTGAGGAGAGCTGGCGCGGAGGTTACGGTAGCTTCGGTGGAGAAGAAGCTGCAAATTGAGGCTTGCCGCGGAGTTAAAATCGTTGCCGATGCCTTGATTTCTGACTGCGCGGATAACGTCTTCGACCTCATTTCTCTTCCG GGAGGAATGCCTGGTGCAACAACgcttaaagataataaaacttTGGAAAGCATAGTGAAAAAGCAGGCTTCAGAAGGCCGATTATATGCTGCAGTATGTGCATCTCCTGCTGTTGCACTTGGCTCATGGGGCCTATTGAAGGGGAAGAAG GCAACTTGTTATCCATCATTCAGGGAGCAGTTATCTGCCGCTGCTGCGATTGTTAGCGACTCAATAGTTGAGCAGGATGGCAATGTTGTGACGACTCAAGGACCTGGAACAGCCATGGAGTATGCCGTTGCACTAGTTGAACAATTATTTGGGAAGGAAAAAGCTAAAGAAGTTTCTGGGCCATTG GTTATGCGCACCATTCACGGGGCTGAATTCGTGTTTGCTGAATTTAATCGAGTCAATTGGACATGTGATGGCTCCCCTAAG ATTCTTGTACCTATTGCTAATGGCACTGAGGAAATGGAAGCTCTCATTATTATTGATGTACTCCGATGGACAAATGCTGAAGTTCTGGTGGCATCTGTTGAGGATAAACTAGAAGTTGTGGCTTCTAGAAAAGTGAAACTCGTTGCAGATGTGCTCCTTGATGATGTTGTTAATGGCTCATATGATGTTATTGTGTTGCCG GGAGGACTTGGTGGCGCGCAAGCCTTTGCGAAATCAGGAAACTTGGTTAATTTGCTGAAGAAGCAGCGTGAATCTAATAGACCTTATGGAGCATTCTGTGCTTCCCCTGCTTTAGTCTTGGAACCACATGGCTTGCTCAAG GGTAAAAAGGCTACTGCGTTCCCTGCACTGTGCGACAAACTGACTGATCCAAGCGAGGCAGAGAACAGGGTGGTTGTGGATGGCCATCTCATCACTAGTAGAGCGCCAGGAACCTCACTGGAGTTCGCTTTTGCTATTACAGAGAAGCTCTTTGGGCGCGAGAAGGCTCTAGAACTTGCAAAGTTCTTGGTTTTTGTTCGTTAG
- the LOC113770661 gene encoding probable beta-1,3-galactosyltransferase 14, with product MPSSPKFFPARPSSSKSRRSTVLILCLLVGLAGFFLGFLVVSKQGLGYSCKYAKPISVSVVWDRTNSGNSFSSSSDGDNGANGNSVRGQKRYKVTGFVGIQTGFGSAGRRRALRQTWFPSDPQGLQRLEEATGLVFRFVIGRTSDKSKMSELRREVAEYDDFMLLDIEEEYSKLPYKTLAFFKAAYALYDADFYVKADDDIYLRPDRLSLLLVKERSHSQTYLGCMKKGPVFTDPKLKWYEPLGHLLGKEYFLHAYGPLYALSADVVASLVALRNNSFRMFSNEDVTIGAWMLAMNVNHENNKLLCQPECTSSSIAVWDIPKCSGLCEPEKKLLELHAEEICSKSPTLSSDEDD from the exons ATGCCTTCATCTCCAAAATTCTTTCCTGCCAGACCTTCATCGTCCAAATCCAGGAGATCAACGGTCCTGATCCTGTGTCTTCTAGTAGGCCTGGCCGGATTTTTCTTGGGTTTTCTTGTAGTTTCCAAGCAGGGATTGGGATATAGCTGTAAATACGCCAAGCCCATTTCAGTTTCTGTTGTTTGGGATAGAACAAATAGCGGTAATAGTTTCAGCAGCAGTAGTGATGGTGATAATGGAGCTAACGGGAATTCAGTGCGAGGGCAAAAGAGGTATAAAGTCACGGGCTTTGTGGGAATTCAAACCGGGTTTGGATCCGCTGGTCGTCGCCGGGCTTTGCGCCAGACTTGGTTTCCCTCTGATCCTCAAGGTCTTCAACG GTTGGAGGAAGCTACTGGCTTGGTATTTAGATTTGTTATTGGTAGGACTAGTGATAAATCAAAGATGTCAGAGCTTAGGAGGGAGGTAGCCGAATATGACGATTTCATGCTATTGGATATTGAAGAGGAGTATAGTAAGCTCCCATACAAAAC GCTAGCTTTCTTCAAAGCTGCTTATGCTCTTTATGATGCTGACTTTTATGTTAAGGCAGATGATGACATATATCTGAGACCAG ATcgtctctctcttctcttggtTAAAGAGCGTTCTCATTCTCAAACATATCTTGGATGCATGAAGAAAGGCCCAGTTTTTACTGATCCCAAGCTCAAATG GTACGAGCCTCTAGGACATCTGCTTGGAAAGGAATACTTTCTCCATGCTTATGGTCCACTTTATGCTCTATCTGCAGATGTTGTTGCCAGTTTGGTTGCTCTGAGAAACAACAG TTTTCGGATGTTCAGCAATGAGGATGTTACAATTGGTGCTTGGATGCTCGCAATGAATGTCAACCATGAGAACAATAAGCTACTATGTCAACCAGAGTGTACTTCCTCATCCATAGCCGTGTGGGATATTCCCAAGTGTTCCG GACTCTGTGAGCCCGAGAAGAAGTTATTGGAACTCCATGCAGAGGAAATTTGTTCGAAGAGCCCTACTTTGTCATCTGATGAAGATGATTAG
- the LOC113770724 gene encoding increased DNA methylation 1 has product MYNNMTSMLFGKEFEGLQDDTLEGSLDEHKIFTEIFIEPDSGGRKKRCLVSGVINFEVDGTQQTDGTFCSNNANSQLTRPEDPCELKEDSWGNPGQGHGSEDFTFSVWSNNDMNFKRARLSGGDFDAKPSSGVILKVSGPSEGGDSGVSQPTSLAVTCHLVESSSQGVTSYSYLLKHHQAVNAGDVISENEALNCNLSSLDGNEGKDIAVSNALASPVFQENSATKVLAATPPAIVANKLGPGRPAKPRWKDSCFLELDEAELLLPRNNKNDPRPLLRYHISCLLRAAGWVIGRRKRNNKHNLVGEHVYKSPEGRPIREFHRAWSMCRERLFSDANNVMRGTDYIQWTDMTQFWSDLSSITSAIEKQLDNWDSTAALAHLWCLLDPFANVVFIKKSLRLFKEGKAVKARRNVVIHPFGKCDSFFCSDAMQGLLSHDSYYSEKSCMDSLKAVSGTATKSRSISGNERITLRQNSLQVCGPDCSCEQTGICLFDVPLSSGNANMSLGEHETVSPGQESNRSSVTCDKERYEHNEDLPVRGAISMQRVKEEDQTFDVQMNPIGWSCVGADSNCRTYSLKAKIGDTSFAGAGVRRRKTPKKSRKISEMKLTTPYKGGFKEIDGNGFKIDSGAKESYLGENSLGRRSRKSKKCGLKDDDLLISAIIKNKSCKSSHKRSISKTKHLRKRKSQKGSCKLLVRSLNRGGKHLMEGKWSLYSQRTILSWLIHSGVISRKEVIQYRNPKADVLVKDGFVTSDGILCKCCNKVLSISEFKRHAGFTLNRPCLNLFMESGKPFTLCQLEAWSAEYKVRKGAPRTVQVEEIDENDDSCGRCGDGGELICCDNCPSTFHQACLYAQELPEGNWYCPQCICQICTDLVDIKDSSRCPGTLKCFQCENRYHEACLQGRGTIVEMASDTWFCSETCEQIYSGLQSRIGMMNLLSEGFCWTLLKCIHGDQKVHSAQRFVALKAECNSKLAVALTIMEECFLPMVDPRTGIDMIPQVVYNWGSQFARLNYDGFYTVVLEKNDILMSIASIRIHGVIVAEMPLIATCSKYRRQGMCRRLLNSIELMLKSLKVEKLVISAIPGLVETWTEGFGFKPLEDYEKKGLSNINLMVFPGTVWLKKSLCENESDQKPGPSAASIARVDDPTSSGGCSQGGFSQQPGQQCDQYPFEVANGVENFGSADRMKELTVQNQENGSLRHEESQHGDSFLVSEPAQHSDQGECHEEAHPGGEIRPVDSDFQLTEGQDFSCMDNHHPAKVSLDETAPLLENAQLHIVSCVESQEMYDRQNNFVEIYSLAKSM; this is encoded by the exons ATGTACAATAACATGACAAGTATGCTATTTGGAAAAGAATTTGAGGGGTTGCAGGATGATACTTTAGAGGGATCACTTGATGAACACAAGATATTTACAGAGATTTTTATTGAACCTGATAGTGGAGGCAGAAAGAAACGGTGTCTTGTTTCTGGTGTAATCAATTTTGAAGTCGACGGCACTCAGCAAACCGATGGAACTTTCTGTTCAAATAATGCTAACTCACAATTAACAAGACCAGAGGATCCTTGTGAGCTTAAAGAGGATTCTTGGGGAAATCCTGGACAAGGACATGGCTCCGAGGATTTTACATTTTCTGTGTGGAGTAACAATGATATGAACTTTAAAAGAGCTAGGTTGTCAGGTGGTGACTTTGATGCCAAACCATCTTCGGGAGTGATCTTGAAGGTATCTGGTCCTTCAGAAGGAGGTGATTCTGGAGTGTCGCAACCCACTTCTCTTGCTGTAACTTGTCATTTGGTTGAATCATCTAGTCAGGGGGTGACAAGTTATTCCTATCTTCTGAAGCATCATCAGGCGGTAAATGCAGGAGATGTAATTAGCGAAAATGAAGCCTTAAATTGTAATTTATCTAGCTTAGATGGAAATGAGGGAAAGGATATTGCTGTCAGTAATGCCTTGGCTTCACCTGTTTTTCAAGAGAACTCTGCAACCAAAGTTTTGGCTGCCACTCCACCTGCCATTGTTGCAAATAAGTTAGGTCCTGGTCGGCCGGCAAAACCGAGGTGGAAAGACTCTTGCTTTTTGGAACTGGATGAAGCTGAACTATTGCTGcctagaaataataaaaatgatccTCGCCCTCTCTTGAGGTACCATATCAGTTGCTTACTTAGGGCAGCGGGATGGGTGATTGGTAGGCGCAAAAGGAACAATAAACACAATTTGGTTGGAGAACATGTTTACAAGTCCCCTGAAGGAAGACCAATTCGTGAATTTCACAGAGCTTGGAGCATGTGTCGGGAAAGGTTATTCTCTGATGCAAATAATGTTATGCGGGGAACTGACTATATACAGTGGACAGATATGACACAGTTCTGGTCCGATCTTTCAAGTATAACATCAGCGATTGAAAAGCAACTGGATAATTGGGATAGTACTGCTGCATTAGCTCATTTGTGGTGTCTTCTGGATCCCTTCGCCAATGTGGTTTTCATAAAGAAAAGCCTTCGTTTGTTCAAAGAAGGAAAAGCAGTTAAAGCAAGGAGGAATGTAGTGATTCATCCATTTGGAAAATGTGATTCTTTTTTCTGCTCGGATGCCATGCAGGGTTTATTATCTCATGACTCTTATTATTCCGAGAAAAGTTGTATGGATAGTCTGAAGGCTGTCAGCGGAACTGCTACTAAATCTAGGAGCATTTCAGGCAATGAAAGGATCACTTTGCGTCAGAATTCCTTGCAAGTTTGTGGGCCTGATTGCTCATGTGAACAGACTGGCATATGCTTATTTGATGTTCCATTAAGTTCTGGAAATGCAAATATGTCTCTTGGAGAACATGAAACTGTTTCCCCTGGTCAAGAAAGTAATAGGAGTTCAGTGACCTGTGACAAAGAAAGATACGAGCATAATGAGGATTTACCCGTGAGAGGTGCCATATCTATGCAAAGAGTAAAGGAAGAGGATCAGACTTTTGACGTACAAATGAACCCAATTGGGTGGAGTTGTGTTGGTGCTGATTCAAATTGCAGAACCTATtctttgaaagctaagataggCGATACTTCTTTTGCTGGAGCTGGAGTTCGAAGGAGGAAAACACCTAAGAAGTCCAGAAAGATATCTGAAATGAAGCTGACTACGCCTTACAAAGGTGGGTTCAAAGAAATAGATGGAAATGGCTTTAAGATAGATTCAGGTGCTAAGGAATCTTACCTTGGGGAAAACAGTCTGGGACGTAGATCAAGAAAGTCCAAAAAATGTGGTCTTAAGGATGATGACCTATTGATCTCGGCAATCATAAAAAACAAAAGCTGCAAATCTAGCCACAAAAGGTCTATTTCCAAAACTAAACATCTGAGGAAGCGGAAAAGCCAAAAGGGCAGTTGCAAGTTACTTGTGCGAAGTCTTAATAGAGGTGGAAAACATTTGATGGAAGGAAAGTGGTCCCTCTATAGTCAGAGAACAATATTGTCCTGGTTAATTCATTCAGGAGTTATCTCTCGTAAGGAAGTGATCCAGTATCGCAATCCAAAGGCTGATGTTCTGGTAAAAGATGGCTTTGTAACTTCTGATGGGATATTGTGCAAGTGCTGTAATAAGGTGCTTTCAATCTCTGAGTTCAAGCGTCATGCTGGTTTCACGCTTAACCGTCCTTGTTTAAATCTTTTCATGGAGTCCGGTAAGCCATTTACTTTATGTCAGCTTGAGGCTTGGTCAGCTGAATACAAGGTGAGAAAAGGTGCCCCTCGAACTGTACAAGTTGAAGAGAtagatgaaaatgatgatagcTGTGGACGCTGTGGTGATGGTGGTGAATTAATCTGCTGTGATAATTGTCcatctacatttcatcaggCATGCTTGTATGCTCAG GAACTACCTGAAGGAAATTGGTATTGCCCACAGTGCATTTGTCAGATCTGCACCGACTTAGTTGATATTAAAGATTCATCAAGATGTCCTGGCACTCTCAAATGCTTTCAGTGCGAGAACAGAT ATCATGAGGCTTGCTTGCAAGGAAGGGGCACAATAGTGGAAATGGCTTCTGATACTTGGTTTTGTAGTGAAACCTGTGAACAG ATCTATTCAGGTCTTCAATCTCGAATTGGGATGATGAATCTCCTTTCTGAGGGCTTTTGTTGGACACTTCTGAAGTGCATTCATGGTGATCAGAAAGTTCATTCTGCACAGCGCTTTGTTGCTTTAAAGGCTGAATGCAACTCGAAATTAGCTGTTGCCCTTACGATCATGGAGGAGTGCTTTCTTCCTATGGTGGACCCTAGAACCGGCATAGACATGATACCCCAAGTTGTATACAACTGGGG atCTCAATTTGCACGTCTTAACTATGATGGTTTCTACACTGTGGTCTTGGAGAAGAATGACATATTGATGTCTATAGCATCAATCAG GATCCATGGAGTAATAGTTGCAGAGATGCCACTTATTGCAACATGCAGCAAGTATCGTCGCCAAGGCATGTGCCGTCGCCTACTTAATTCGATTGAACTG ATGCTAAAATCTCTCAAGGTCGAGAAGCTTGTGATATCTGCCATTCCTGGTTTGGTTGAGACTTGGACAGAGGGTTTTGGCTTTAAACCCTTGGAAGATTATGAGAAAAAAGGTCTAAGCAATATTAACCTGATGGTGTTTCCTGGCACCGTATGGCTTAAGAAGTCTTTGTGTGAGAACGAGTCGGACCAAAAACCAG GACCGTCTGCTGCTTCAATTGCAAGAGTAGACGATCCAACTTCATCAGGAGGATGCTCCCAAGGAGGTTTCTCTCAGCAGCCTGGTCAACAATGTGATCAGTACCCTTTTGAAGTAGCCAATGGCGTAGAAAATTTTGGGTCTGCTGACCGTATGAAAGAACTAACAGTTCAAAATCAGGAAAATGGAAGTTTGCGCCATGAAGAATCTCAGCATGGAGATTCTTTTCTAGTCAGTGAGCCTGCACAACACTCAGATCAGGGTGAATGCCATGAAGAAGCTCATCCCGGTGGAGAAATTAGACCTGTTGACTCTGATTTTCAATTAACTGAAGGTCAGGATTTTAGCTGTATGGATAATCATCATCCTGCGAAGGTTTCCCTTGATGAAACTGCTCCATTGTTGGAAAATGCCCAACTTCATATAGTTAGTTGTGTAGAATCGCAGGAGATGTATGATAGACAAAACAATTTTGTTGAGATTTATAGTCTTGCAAAATCAATGTAG